The Diorhabda sublineata isolate icDioSubl1.1 chromosome 6, icDioSubl1.1, whole genome shotgun sequence genome includes a window with the following:
- the LOC130445492 gene encoding U4/U6.U5 tri-snRNP-associated protein 2 isoform X1 yields MKSYNDDYQTPSKIRKIEESNSIIKQENINKSGNTGSTTRLCPYLDTINRQYLDFDFEKLCSVSLTRINVYACLVCGKYFQGRGTNTHAYTHSVAEGHHVFLNLQTLKFYCLPDNYEIIDSSLDDIKYVLNPTFTENHISNLENTTKLSRAIDGSLYVPGIVGLNNIKANDYCNVVLQALSHVTPLRNYFLREENYSKVKRPPGDSAYLLVTRFGELMRKLWNPRNFKAHVSPHEMLQAVVLWSKKQFQFTQQGDPIDFLSWFLNALHKALNGTKKKDSSIIYKSFLGNMKIYTRKIPSLDLNEKEKKSLLATPDYQEVETESPFLYLTCDLPPPPLFIDEFRENIIPQVNLYQLLTKFNGQTEKEYKTYKENFMKRFEITRLPPYLILYIKRFTKNTFYVEKNPTIVNFPVRNVDFSEFLTPEIKAKHKHTIYDLIANIVHDGEPNKGTYRVHILQKSTGQWYEMQDLHVTDILPQMITLTEAYIQIYELRTQ; encoded by the exons ATGAAATCCTATAATGATGATTACCAAACGCCGagtaaaatacgaaaaatagaGG AATCCAACTCTATtattaaacaagaaaatattaacaaatctGGGAATACTG gcTCTACTACAAGATTATGTCCTTATCTTGATACAATTAATAGACAGTATTTAGATTTcgactttgaaaaattgtgttcagtaTCTCTGACGAGAATAAATGTCTATGCATGCTTGGtgtgtggaaaatattttcaaggaaGGGGTACTAATACTCACGCATATACTCATTCAGTAGCAGAAGGACATcatgtttttttgaatttacagactctgaaattttattgtttaccTGATAACTATGAAATTATAG ATTCCTCTTTGgatgatataaaatatgttcTAAATCCAACATTCACAGAAAATCACATAAGCAATTTAGAAAATACTACTAAATTATCAAGGGCTATAGATGGTTCACTTTATGTTCCAGGGATAGTTGGTTTAAACAATATCAAAGCTAATGACTATTGTAATGTTGTTCTACAA GCTCTATCTCATGTAACACCTTtaagaaactattttttaagaGAAGAAAACTATAGTAAAGTGAAAAGACCTCCAGGTGATTCAGCATATCTATTAGTTACTAGGTTTGGAGAACTCATGAGAAAATTATGGAATCCTAGAAACTTTAAGGCGCATGTATCACCACATGAAATGTTACAGGCAGTTGTTCTGTGGAGTAAAAAGCAATTTCAATTCACCCAGCAAG GTGATCCGATAGACTTCCTATCCTGGTTTCTCAATGCCTTACATAAAGCTCTTAATGGCACAAAGAAGAAAGACAGCTCGATAATATATAAATCTTTTTTGggtaatatgaaaatatataccAGAAAAATACCTTCATTAGATTTgaatgaaaaggaaaagaaaagtCTCTTAGCCACTCCAGATTATCAAGAAGTTGAAACAGAATCACCATTCTTATATTTAACTTGCGATTTACCTCCACCACCATTATTTATAGATgaatttagagaaaatataatCCCACAG gttaatttatatcaattattaacaaaattcaatGGACAAACAGAAAAAGAGTATAAAAcgtataaagaaaatttcatgaaaCGCTTTGAAATTACTAGGTTACCACCTTATCTTATATTGTATATTAAGAGATTTAccaaaaacactttttatgtAGAGAAAAATCCAACAATTGTGAATTTCCCAGTGAG GAACGTTGATTTCTCCGAGTTTTTGACACCAGAAATAAAAGCAAAACACAAACATACTATTTATGATCTGATTGCAAATATTGTACATGACGGAGAACCTAATAAGGGTACTTACAGAGTACACATTTTACAGAAATCAACTGGTCAATGGTATGAAATGCAAGATTTGCATGTCACAGATATTTTGCCGCAAATGATTACTTTAACTGAAgcttatattcaaatatatgagttgAGGacgcaatga
- the LOC130445492 gene encoding U4/U6.U5 tri-snRNP-associated protein 2 isoform X2, with protein sequence MKSYNDDYQTPSKIRKIEGSTTRLCPYLDTINRQYLDFDFEKLCSVSLTRINVYACLVCGKYFQGRGTNTHAYTHSVAEGHHVFLNLQTLKFYCLPDNYEIIDSSLDDIKYVLNPTFTENHISNLENTTKLSRAIDGSLYVPGIVGLNNIKANDYCNVVLQALSHVTPLRNYFLREENYSKVKRPPGDSAYLLVTRFGELMRKLWNPRNFKAHVSPHEMLQAVVLWSKKQFQFTQQGDPIDFLSWFLNALHKALNGTKKKDSSIIYKSFLGNMKIYTRKIPSLDLNEKEKKSLLATPDYQEVETESPFLYLTCDLPPPPLFIDEFRENIIPQVNLYQLLTKFNGQTEKEYKTYKENFMKRFEITRLPPYLILYIKRFTKNTFYVEKNPTIVNFPVRNVDFSEFLTPEIKAKHKHTIYDLIANIVHDGEPNKGTYRVHILQKSTGQWYEMQDLHVTDILPQMITLTEAYIQIYELRTQ encoded by the exons ATGAAATCCTATAATGATGATTACCAAACGCCGagtaaaatacgaaaaatagaGG gcTCTACTACAAGATTATGTCCTTATCTTGATACAATTAATAGACAGTATTTAGATTTcgactttgaaaaattgtgttcagtaTCTCTGACGAGAATAAATGTCTATGCATGCTTGGtgtgtggaaaatattttcaaggaaGGGGTACTAATACTCACGCATATACTCATTCAGTAGCAGAAGGACATcatgtttttttgaatttacagactctgaaattttattgtttaccTGATAACTATGAAATTATAG ATTCCTCTTTGgatgatataaaatatgttcTAAATCCAACATTCACAGAAAATCACATAAGCAATTTAGAAAATACTACTAAATTATCAAGGGCTATAGATGGTTCACTTTATGTTCCAGGGATAGTTGGTTTAAACAATATCAAAGCTAATGACTATTGTAATGTTGTTCTACAA GCTCTATCTCATGTAACACCTTtaagaaactattttttaagaGAAGAAAACTATAGTAAAGTGAAAAGACCTCCAGGTGATTCAGCATATCTATTAGTTACTAGGTTTGGAGAACTCATGAGAAAATTATGGAATCCTAGAAACTTTAAGGCGCATGTATCACCACATGAAATGTTACAGGCAGTTGTTCTGTGGAGTAAAAAGCAATTTCAATTCACCCAGCAAG GTGATCCGATAGACTTCCTATCCTGGTTTCTCAATGCCTTACATAAAGCTCTTAATGGCACAAAGAAGAAAGACAGCTCGATAATATATAAATCTTTTTTGggtaatatgaaaatatataccAGAAAAATACCTTCATTAGATTTgaatgaaaaggaaaagaaaagtCTCTTAGCCACTCCAGATTATCAAGAAGTTGAAACAGAATCACCATTCTTATATTTAACTTGCGATTTACCTCCACCACCATTATTTATAGATgaatttagagaaaatataatCCCACAG gttaatttatatcaattattaacaaaattcaatGGACAAACAGAAAAAGAGTATAAAAcgtataaagaaaatttcatgaaaCGCTTTGAAATTACTAGGTTACCACCTTATCTTATATTGTATATTAAGAGATTTAccaaaaacactttttatgtAGAGAAAAATCCAACAATTGTGAATTTCCCAGTGAG GAACGTTGATTTCTCCGAGTTTTTGACACCAGAAATAAAAGCAAAACACAAACATACTATTTATGATCTGATTGCAAATATTGTACATGACGGAGAACCTAATAAGGGTACTTACAGAGTACACATTTTACAGAAATCAACTGGTCAATGGTATGAAATGCAAGATTTGCATGTCACAGATATTTTGCCGCAAATGATTACTTTAACTGAAgcttatattcaaatatatgagttgAGGacgcaatga